The proteins below come from a single Brevundimonas sp. LM2 genomic window:
- the rpsU gene encoding 30S ribosomal protein S21 produces the protein MVQIFVRDNNVDQALKALKKKMQREGSFREMKRHVHYEKPSEKRARQKAEAIRRARKLARKRMQREGLLPPPKPRVPRA, from the coding sequence CTGGTACAGATTTTCGTTCGCGATAATAACGTCGATCAAGCCCTCAAAGCCCTCAAGAAGAAGATGCAACGCGAAGGCAGCTTCCGGGAAATGAAGCGCCACGTGCATTACGAGAAGCCCTCGGAGAAGCGCGCGCGTCAAAAGGCCGAGGCGATCCGCCGCGCCCGCAAGCTGGCCCGCAAGCGCATGCAGCGCGAAGGCCTGCTGCCGCCGCCCAAGCCCCGCGTCCCGCGCGCCTGA
- a CDS encoding ABC transporter ATP-binding protein has translation MAALVLDGISKRYGQFQAVRDLSFQVQKGTICGFLGPNGAGKTSTLRMILGLQPATSGTISILGASDGRAVRDRIGFLPEERGLYKKMTPVDAIAFFGSLKGLSAGEGRRRAREMLEAQGLGGARDKKMKELSKGMAQKVQLIAAVVHRPEFVILDEPFSGLDPVNQQGLETVIRDLAANGATVLFSTHVMQHAERLCDQVVLVARGRKAFDGTVNEARATSRRFLELEGEIAAEAVADLPGVNDVEVRSHQAGIRVLKAALAPGANGQDALKAAFVTGLDVRRFELKEPTLHDAFIDLTGDHPDQDQSVARPAADPETVR, from the coding sequence ATGGCGGCTTTGGTCCTGGACGGCATCAGCAAGCGCTATGGCCAGTTCCAGGCGGTGCGGGATCTGAGCTTTCAGGTTCAGAAAGGCACCATCTGCGGCTTCCTGGGCCCGAATGGCGCGGGCAAGACCTCGACCCTGCGCATGATCCTGGGGCTGCAGCCGGCCACCAGCGGGACGATCTCGATCCTGGGTGCCTCGGACGGTCGCGCGGTCCGGGACCGCATCGGGTTCCTGCCGGAGGAGCGCGGCCTCTACAAGAAGATGACGCCCGTCGACGCGATCGCCTTCTTCGGCTCGCTGAAGGGGCTGTCGGCCGGGGAGGGGCGCAGGCGCGCCCGCGAGATGCTGGAGGCCCAGGGCCTGGGCGGCGCGCGCGACAAGAAGATGAAGGAGCTGTCCAAGGGGATGGCCCAGAAGGTCCAGCTGATCGCCGCGGTGGTGCATCGGCCGGAGTTCGTCATTCTGGACGAGCCGTTCAGCGGGCTGGACCCGGTCAACCAGCAGGGTCTGGAGACGGTGATCCGCGACCTGGCGGCCAATGGCGCGACCGTCCTGTTCTCGACCCATGTGATGCAGCATGCCGAGCGGCTGTGCGACCAGGTCGTCCTGGTGGCGCGGGGCCGGAAGGCCTTCGACGGCACCGTCAATGAGGCGCGGGCGACGTCGCGCCGCTTTCTCGAGCTGGAGGGCGAGATCGCGGCGGAGGCCGTCGCCGACCTGCCGGGCGTCAACGATGTCGAGGTCCGGTCCCATCAGGCCGGGATCCGTGTGCTCAAGGCCGCGCTGGCCCCCGGCGCCAACGGCCAGGACGCCCTGAAGGCCGCCTTCGTCACCGGACTGGACGTGCGCCGGTTCGAGCTGAAGGAACCGACCCTGCACGACGCCTTCATCGACCTGACGGGCGACCACCCGGATCAGGACCAGAGCGTCGCCCGGCCCGCCGCCGATCCGGAGACCGTCCGATGA
- a CDS encoding ABC transporter permease: MNRVLLIARREFLAYAQTVGFWLSLLALPLFAVLGGALPLLMQGADPVRAVVLIEETPAASGLAEAVRQTLAEEGQRRADEVRQATEQAAASAGAPPGAADGALASISQPRLRFVATSSDLSTAAAGPARDAVARRLLSDGTPPADRPDAVVFLTREQGVPAARVWSARASDDTVRDFIRTALKDANREAVLRAAGIDAGVVDATEAFEPRIAVFSPRSASGGEVSFRDRLPGFIGLAMCFILWSLIITGASILLNSVMEEKSNKILEVLLSSASATEILTGKVLGVALLTLTVLVVWGGIGAFALITAAPDIAADVGSVLMRNGLIFYFAAYIVGGYLMYAVLFAAIGAFCETPRDAQTLMGPIMMVLVIPILVVQMSLVNPDAAVVRFMSWVPFFTPFLMSARAPSEPPLIEVIGTMAGMFAMALLMVWLAGRAFRAGALSDVKLSWKSFAAAMGGGGR, from the coding sequence ATGAACCGCGTCCTGCTGATCGCGCGCCGCGAGTTCCTGGCCTATGCCCAGACCGTGGGCTTCTGGCTGTCGCTGTTGGCCCTGCCGTTGTTCGCAGTGCTGGGCGGTGCCCTGCCGCTGCTGATGCAGGGGGCCGATCCCGTCCGGGCCGTGGTCCTGATCGAGGAGACGCCGGCGGCGTCGGGCCTCGCCGAGGCCGTGCGGCAGACCCTGGCTGAGGAGGGCCAGCGTCGGGCGGACGAAGTTCGTCAGGCGACGGAGCAGGCGGCCGCCTCGGCCGGAGCGCCTCCGGGGGCTGCAGACGGCGCGCTCGCCTCCATCAGCCAGCCGCGACTGCGCTTTGTCGCCACGTCCTCCGACCTGTCCACGGCTGCCGCTGGGCCCGCCCGCGACGCCGTGGCGCGGCGCCTGCTGAGCGACGGGACCCCCCCGGCCGACCGGCCCGACGCGGTGGTCTTCCTGACCCGCGAACAGGGCGTGCCCGCTGCCCGCGTCTGGTCGGCGCGCGCCTCCGACGACACGGTGCGGGATTTCATCAGGACTGCCCTGAAGGACGCCAACCGCGAGGCGGTGCTGCGGGCCGCCGGCATCGATGCCGGTGTGGTCGACGCGACCGAGGCCTTCGAACCCCGGATCGCGGTCTTCTCGCCGAGGTCCGCGAGCGGGGGCGAGGTGTCGTTCCGCGATCGGCTGCCGGGCTTCATCGGCCTGGCCATGTGTTTCATCCTGTGGTCGCTGATCATCACGGGGGCCTCGATCCTGCTGAACAGCGTGATGGAGGAGAAGTCGAACAAGATTCTCGAGGTGTTGCTGTCCTCGGCCTCGGCGACCGAGATCCTGACGGGCAAGGTGCTGGGCGTCGCTCTGCTGACCCTCACGGTCCTGGTCGTCTGGGGCGGGATCGGGGCGTTCGCCCTGATCACGGCGGCCCCCGACATCGCGGCCGACGTCGGCTCGGTGCTGATGCGGAACGGTCTGATCTTCTATTTCGCGGCCTATATCGTCGGCGGCTACCTGATGTACGCCGTCCTGTTCGCCGCCATCGGGGCCTTTTGCGAGACGCCGCGCGACGCCCAGACCTTGATGGGGCCGATCATGATGGTGCTGGTGATCCCGATCCTGGTCGTCCAGATGTCGCTGGTGAACCCTGACGCCGCCGTGGTCCGGTTCATGTCCTGGGTGCCCTTCTTCACCCCCTTCCTGATGAGCGCCCGGGCCCCGTCCGAGCCGCCCCTGATCGAGGTGATCGGTACCATGGCGGGCATGTTCGCCATGGCCCTGCTGATGGTCTGGCTGGCCGGACGGGCGTTCCGGGCCGGCGCACTGTCGGACGTCAAGCTGAGCTGGAAGAGCTTCGCCGCAGCGATGGGGGGCGGGGGGCGGTGA